The DNA region CATTGAACTTTTAATTAACTGTGGATCGTTAAGAGAAGATCTTTTATCTCCAAAAAATTCGCACCATTTCCCCCCTGAAATGGCATCATTTTTTTTGAGACCGTAATGTCCTAAAAAGTACAAAGTTGCAAGCAACGCAGTTCCACTAGCTGTATAGATATAAAGTGCGATAGTACTAAAATAATTTTGTGCTGGATCAGATTCACTAGGGCTTCGTGTTGGTGCAGCGCTAGGATCTTTTGATGATAAACTAATTAAGAAGCGTTCTCGAGTTTTCGGATTGCTAACATTTTGAAATCCTTGGGTCATTTGCAATTGCGATATGTTATGGATAGGCGCTAGATACAACGGATTCTCTACATCGCCATTAAAGTCTACCCAAACATGTCCTGCGGTCACCATGCCTATTCCAGTGATATTGTATTGCATCATGGCCCACATGGTTCCTTGATTAATGCAAATAATGCATGCTGAACTATTAGTGCCTCCTGTTTGGCTAAGAAGTACTTGAATGCCAGTTTCTTGCATCCAGTGAATAAAATTTTCTGGAGTTTGCATCTGAACACAGGATTGTGGAGAATCATTGGCGATAGCAATGCACCCTTGTTCAGGTGATTCTTCAGATTCAGGATAAAACATTTGCGCTTCAATGGCATAATGTGTATCGGTGATATTTTCAGGCGTAAATGTATTGCTATTAGCATCACCGTACTCTGTGCTGTCCCAACTTGAAATCTTTGATTTGCCATTGCCTGAATACAAAATTAATTGTTCGGCACCTGTAGAGCGTATCGCTCTTGCTGCTGCATTTTGATTATTGAGCACGATGGTGGTGCCGTTGTTTTTACCATCAATAATGTCAAAAACATTAGGTTGATTCATTAATCCAAAAACAACATGTGAGTTATTCACAAATTGTGTGGCAATCTGCTGCCATGCATGTGCATATCTTTCTTGGCTTACCCAACAATCAGAAGCGCCAATGGCACAATAGCTATAACGCATATGATCGTACATCGAGAGAATGACAGTGAAGTGTTTCGCTGTCCAAGCGTTGATTAGTTTAATTATTTGCGCGCCATATCCTCCTTTTTCCCAATTGATGGGAATATCTTGTCCTAAAAAACATTGCAAGTAATCCCATTTAAAGGATAGCCGAACAGTATTAACACCGACTTGGGCGAAATAAAATAAATCACAAATATTCGGAAATTGCGGTTCTAAAAGTGTCGCCCCTTCTAAACTAACAATCCGCCATTTTTCATCAGCATATTGCATGGGGTAGGGTAAATCACATTCAGGCGGAGGTAAAGATGTGGCGCTAATTGCATAAGGAGGAAAGTCGCCAGCGACTGAGATGCTATTAATAGCCGTATTTTTAACAGCTCTTGCAGTGACTTCATAAGGCGTGACAGAGATATTTATCATCGCCCCTGAATAAACTGCACACATTTCTCCCGGGCCATTGACATATAGTACAGAAGCTTGTCCCGACGTATCACATACTTGATAGATAAAATTTTTAGTCAAATTGTTTGCTTCAAGCCACTGCTGTTGGCCAGGAGGTAAAACCCCATAATAATGGGTAATAATATAGTCTATATCATCTCCTGTGCTTTTTAATATCCAAGTGTTATCCGGGCTAGTATTTTCAAATCCCATAATTGGATTATCTTGATAGCTCTGGGGCAATGGTTGAATGATGCTTTTTGCAGAAGAAAGAAAGTTTACAAATTGATTAAGCGCTAACGACGCTATAAATAATGGTTGAAAATTCATGATAGGATTCCCTTTATCAGGTAATAAATAAATTTCTGTAAAATTATTAAATTTATCGCTTGAAGAAGCGAATAAAGGAAAGGTTAGTTTTTCTATACGATAAGAATTCGGGAGAGGGTTGAATTCTTACCTTATTTTTTTTATTTGTCTAGAAGTATTTTTGAATTTTCTAATGATCTTCGTTTTTTTCAGGCACATACCCCGCAGGTGCTTCGCTGCCTTCCCCCCAAAAAAACTTCTCCATTTCTTTGACAAGAAAAGCCCGTGCGCTGGTATCTAACATATTTAAGCGATATTCATTAATGAGCATGGTTTGATGGTTTAGCCATTGCTGCCATGCGGGTTTAGAAATCTGCGCAAAAATGCGTTGACCTAATTCTCCAGGGTAAGGTGGCATAGCGAGCGCTTCGGCTTCAACT from Gammaproteobacteria bacterium includes:
- a CDS encoding cellulase family glycosylhydrolase, which codes for MNFQPLFIASLALNQFVNFLSSAKSIIQPLPQSYQDNPIMGFENTSPDNTWILKSTGDDIDYIITHYYGVLPPGQQQWLEANNLTKNFIYQVCDTSGQASVLYVNGPGEMCAVYSGAMINISVTPYEVTARAVKNTAINSISVAGDFPPYAISATSLPPPECDLPYPMQYADEKWRIVSLEGATLLEPQFPNICDLFYFAQVGVNTVRLSFKWDYLQCFLGQDIPINWEKGGYGAQIIKLINAWTAKHFTVILSMYDHMRYSYCAIGASDCWVSQERYAHAWQQIATQFVNNSHVVFGLMNQPNVFDIIDGKNNGTTIVLNNQNAAARAIRSTGAEQLILYSGNGKSKISSWDSTEYGDANSNTFTPENITDTHYAIEAQMFYPESEESPEQGCIAIANDSPQSCVQMQTPENFIHWMQETGIQVLLSQTGGTNSSACIICINQGTMWAMMQYNITGIGMVTAGHVWVDFNGDVENPLYLAPIHNISQLQMTQGFQNVSNPKTRERFLISLSSKDPSAAPTRSPSESDPAQNYFSTIALYIYTASGTALLATLYFLGHYGLKKNDAISGGKWCEFFGDKRSSLNDPQLIKSSMRSSKDVSVFI
- a CDS encoding oxidative damage protection protein produces the protein MTKTIFCEKLKVEAEALAMPPYPGELGQRIFAQISKPAWQQWLNHQTMLINEYRLNMLDTSARAFLVKEMEKFFWGEGSEAPAGYVPEKNEDH